One window from the genome of Methyloradius palustris encodes:
- a CDS encoding F0F1 ATP synthase subunit B, which produces MDIGFTLVAQAIAFFVLIMFTTKFVWPPLMNAIEARQKEIADGLAAGERGKTELEQASKKSSEAITEAKQLASQIIAQAEKRATDLIEEAKGNAKSEADRIIGSAKAEIDQEVNRAKEGLRQQVSALAIAGAEKILRKEIDAKAHAEILDAIAKEL; this is translated from the coding sequence ATGGATATCGGATTTACACTAGTTGCACAGGCGATAGCCTTTTTCGTGTTGATTATGTTCACCACGAAATTTGTCTGGCCGCCACTCATGAACGCGATTGAAGCCCGTCAAAAGGAAATTGCTGACGGTTTGGCCGCTGGTGAGCGTGGCAAAACCGAGTTGGAACAAGCATCGAAGAAATCATCTGAAGCAATTACTGAAGCCAAGCAACTTGCTTCACAAATCATTGCACAAGCTGAAAAGCGCGCGACTGATTTGATTGAAGAAGCTAAAGGCAACGCAAAATCAGAAGCTGATCGCATTATTGGCAGTGCAAAAGCTGAAATTGATCAAGAAGTAAACCGTGCTAAAGAAGGTTTACGTCAGCAAGTATCTGCTCTGGCAATTGCAGGTGCTGAGAAGATTTTGCGTAAAGAAATTGATGCTAAAGCACATGCTGAGATTCTTGATGCCATTGCGAAAGAGCTATAG
- the atpE gene encoding F0F1 ATP synthase subunit C, with amino-acid sequence MEHLQLLAMVQAYTGIGIGLIIGLGAAGACIGIGIMCASFLDGAARQPEMIPALQGKVFLLLGLIDASFIIGVGLAMMFAFANPLLSVLG; translated from the coding sequence ATGGAACATTTACAACTTTTAGCCATGGTACAAGCATATACAGGTATTGGTATTGGCTTGATCATTGGTCTGGGCGCAGCAGGTGCCTGTATCGGTATCGGTATTATGTGCGCAAGTTTCTTGGATGGTGCAGCTCGTCAGCCAGAAATGATCCCAGCATTGCAAGGTAAAGTGTTCTTGCTGTTAGGTTTGATCGATGCATCATTCATTATCGGCGTTGGTCTGGCAATGATGTTTGCATTCGCAAACCCACTGTTAAGCGTACTTGGTTAA